In Candidatus Contubernalis alkalaceticus, the following proteins share a genomic window:
- a CDS encoding ABC transporter permease — protein MQFNICYNVRKMSLRKLRPMFKNPLSIILSMIQSIIWLLLFGSLFSKITNIPGFITDSYVTYLIPGILVMNALFAGVFLGMGTLYDIHVGVMERFLVAPVSRVALILSELVSLVIIQFIQSVIIVSIGYIIGARYSFNFFSLILFITMPIIFGMAIGTLSISAALITQKHEAMVSVMQFFTLPLMFLSSAFMSQDLMPDWMMWISRFTPVNWVVHVGRLMMEGWENWIEWASSTSLIIVFLVVCIVFCSKTFQIYQNRL, from the coding sequence ATGCAATTTAATATATGTTACAATGTCAGGAAAATGTCACTAAGAAAACTTAGGCCGATGTTTAAAAATCCTTTGTCAATAATTTTATCCATGATTCAGTCAATTATATGGTTACTCTTGTTTGGATCTCTATTTTCAAAGATTACAAACATTCCTGGATTTATTACAGATTCATATGTTACTTATCTAATACCAGGTATTCTTGTAATGAACGCTTTATTTGCAGGCGTATTTTTGGGGATGGGAACTTTGTATGATATACATGTGGGTGTAATGGAGCGATTTTTGGTTGCACCTGTAAGTAGAGTTGCACTCATCCTTAGCGAATTAGTGTCTTTAGTTATCATCCAATTCATTCAGTCCGTTATTATTGTTTCGATAGGATACATTATAGGTGCCAGATATTCTTTCAATTTTTTTAGCTTGATATTGTTCATTACAATGCCAATTATTTTTGGTATGGCCATAGGAACTCTATCTATTAGTGCAGCATTGATTACCCAGAAGCATGAAGCTATGGTTAGTGTTATGCAGTTTTTCACATTACCACTTATGTTTCTATCCTCTGCCTTTATGTCACAAGATTTAATGCCTGATTGGATGATGTGGATAAGCAGATTTACCCCTGTGAATTGGGTTGTACACGTGGGAAGGTTAATGATGGAAGGTTGGGAAAACTGGATAGAATGGGCTTCAAGTACATCACTTATAATTGTCTTTTTAGTAGTATGTATTGTGTTTTGTTCAAAAACATTTCAAATTTACCAGAATAGACTATAA
- a CDS encoding ATP-binding cassette domain-containing protein — protein sequence MSKEISISVQNVIKTYGGSIRALDKLNFYVSTGSVFRLVGPNGAGKSTAVKIMTTLTKADSGIVTIAGHDILQNPNEIRKRIGCVFQKSGAFLDGTGRENLTLQGEIYGLRGQGLKKKVTELLDFFKLIDAADRHVAGYSGGMMRKLDIAMGLIHSPSILFLDEPTTGLDPESRSELWKTIAFLSNEKKVTILLTTHYLEEVDHLADRLAIINKGKIVVEGVPDALKRELKGDIIQISLSEANTNLPSLETSLLNLNGVNQADLCNDNIRLRVYDGSKVLVEVLQLLYAVNTHVLSATVIPPSLDEVYLKHTGEHYKINQISQMNS from the coding sequence ATGAGTAAAGAGATCTCTATAAGTGTTCAAAATGTTATAAAAACATATGGAGGAAGTATCAGAGCACTGGATAAACTGAATTTCTATGTAAGCACAGGCTCTGTTTTTAGACTGGTTGGACCAAATGGAGCCGGTAAATCTACTGCTGTTAAGATAATGACTACGTTGACAAAAGCTGATTCAGGAATAGTTACCATAGCAGGACACGACATTTTGCAAAATCCTAATGAGATAAGAAAACGAATTGGATGCGTTTTTCAAAAATCCGGGGCGTTTTTAGATGGAACAGGTAGAGAAAACCTTACTTTACAGGGTGAGATATATGGTCTTAGAGGTCAAGGGCTAAAGAAAAAAGTAACAGAACTACTGGATTTTTTCAAGTTGATTGATGCAGCAGATCGTCACGTTGCAGGTTATTCCGGTGGCATGATGCGAAAATTAGATATTGCTATGGGACTGATTCATAGTCCATCGATATTGTTTTTAGATGAGCCAACTACTGGGTTAGATCCTGAGTCCCGCTCTGAGTTGTGGAAAACCATTGCATTTTTATCTAATGAAAAAAAAGTAACAATATTACTCACAACACACTATTTAGAGGAAGTGGATCATCTTGCCGACAGACTTGCCATTATTAACAAAGGAAAGATTGTGGTGGAAGGAGTCCCGGATGCCTTAAAAAGAGAACTTAAAGGAGATATTATCCAAATTTCTCTTTCAGAAGCAAATACCAATCTTCCATCACTTGAAACTTCTCTTCTTAATTTAAATGGTGTTAATCAAGCAGATCTTTGCAATGACAATATTAGACTTCGGGTATATGATGGCTCAAAGGTGTTGGTTGAAGTATTGCAGTTACTGTATGCAGTGAATACTCATGTATTATCTGCAACTGTTATTCCACCTTCTCTTGATGAAGTATACTTAAAGCATACTGGAGAGCACTACAAAATTAATCAGATTAGTCAGATGAATTCATAA
- a CDS encoding MerR family transcriptional regulator, giving the protein MSYTVHEIAQLSGVTIKAMYHYHKIGLLNPQKTTEAGYRIYGEEQLNRLQQILFYRELKFSLEDIKSLLADEPNRLHCLQSQYSLLRGQQQRMDAILKTLETTIQYEQKGEQMDKSEMFRGLNKEEWEEVLAEQNEYLKKEYDYDPLESREVEPEKLNEQAVEVTKFLSFMAESLKTGRRADDREVKIAIKNHIEFINDKIYPTDSKSFVEEAEFFLTDDFHRNMYESHQTGLSYYIFTAAKMYAAKEEC; this is encoded by the coding sequence ATGTCATATACAGTCCATGAAATAGCACAGTTATCAGGTGTAACCATTAAGGCAATGTATCATTATCATAAAATTGGACTGCTGAATCCTCAGAAAACAACAGAGGCAGGCTATCGGATTTATGGTGAAGAGCAACTTAATAGGTTACAGCAAATTCTTTTTTATCGTGAACTGAAATTTTCATTAGAGGATATTAAAAGTCTTCTGGCGGACGAACCAAACCGTTTGCATTGCCTGCAAAGTCAATATTCCCTTTTAAGAGGACAACAGCAGAGGATGGATGCTATTCTAAAAACACTGGAAACTACTATCCAGTACGAACAGAAAGGAGAACAAATGGATAAATCTGAAATGTTTCGAGGTCTTAACAAAGAAGAATGGGAAGAAGTGCTTGCCGAACAAAATGAGTATCTCAAAAAGGAGTATGATTATGATCCCCTTGAATCAAGGGAGGTTGAACCAGAAAAATTGAATGAACAAGCTGTTGAAGTTACAAAATTTCTATCATTTATGGCTGAGTCGCTAAAAACTGGTCGCAGGGCAGATGATCGTGAGGTAAAGATAGCCATTAAAAATCATATTGAGTTTATAAATGACAAAATTTATCCCACGGATTCAAAATCGTTTGTTGAGGAAGCTGAATTCTTTTTGACAGATGATTTCCACCGGAATATGTATGAGAGTCACCAAACCGGTCTTAGCTATTACATCTTTACAGCAGCAAAAATGTATGCAGCAAAAGAGGAATGTTAG
- a CDS encoding IS1634 family transposase produces MFVKITPRKKDGKTYYYAELVESYREQGKIKHRRLLYFGSVDQDTAKRLKIAFSRDFDSFTNIDKVDFSTAVPYGNFFLIDSLIKQLDLLEHFSSKFVSSDPHITVPTAIRYIKAMLFQRIIQPDSKLALLEWLPLTPLKHFLDIEKVDLQSLYRSLEILQGNFSIVEQYLYDTAVKKFNQDDKELYYDITSSYFEGCKCIIAEYGYSRDKRRDRKQIVIGLVTTSDGFPIKCKVYPGNRVDKTTVTEVLSELKEKYPIDEIVFVGDRGMLTADNVDAIEQLNQKYVMAIPRAWTKKFIQNTFIDEKEMRKIKKDLYAVFLPSAENQRLLLCLNTQKREDDQKYRTFCIEAIKEELDKLNSSLGKNKNISTRDEAMKRVGLILKLNSTRKYFSVKTVDSKKNNLGFEIHYELKTAKIQSDEKLDGTFVIQSNKKDYSDEKLINTYKNLNRVENAFKVIKNDLDIRPVNHRKKVRVEGHVYICVLAYFITTAIEYIAMDKKLNKSSRKILRQLSQISLLDINLTDSKKKYSITTVQKEHKKILNAYKIKKVEVPNVV; encoded by the coding sequence GTGTTTGTTAAGATAACTCCCCGTAAAAAAGACGGGAAGACCTATTATTACGCTGAATTAGTAGAGTCTTACCGGGAACAGGGAAAGATTAAACATCGACGTCTACTCTACTTTGGTAGTGTAGACCAGGACACGGCCAAAAGGCTTAAGATCGCCTTTTCTCGTGATTTCGATTCTTTCACCAATATAGATAAGGTTGATTTTTCAACAGCTGTTCCTTATGGTAATTTTTTTCTTATCGATTCTTTAATTAAACAACTAGATTTATTGGAGCATTTTAGTTCCAAATTTGTTTCATCGGACCCTCATATAACCGTTCCTACTGCAATCAGGTATATTAAGGCTATGCTATTCCAGAGGATTATACAGCCGGACAGTAAATTGGCCCTTTTAGAATGGTTGCCACTGACACCGCTTAAGCATTTTCTGGATATAGAAAAAGTAGATTTACAGAGTTTATACCGCAGCCTAGAAATTCTTCAGGGAAACTTCAGCATAGTAGAACAGTATCTATATGATACAGCGGTTAAAAAGTTTAATCAGGACGATAAAGAACTTTATTACGATATAACCAGCAGCTATTTTGAGGGATGTAAGTGTATCATAGCTGAGTATGGCTATTCCAGAGATAAACGCAGAGATAGAAAGCAAATTGTGATTGGACTTGTCACCACCTCTGATGGATTTCCCATTAAATGCAAGGTCTATCCGGGAAATAGAGTAGACAAAACAACCGTTACAGAGGTTTTATCCGAACTGAAGGAAAAATACCCCATAGACGAGATTGTTTTTGTCGGTGATCGAGGGATGTTAACTGCTGATAATGTCGATGCAATTGAACAGCTTAATCAAAAGTATGTTATGGCCATCCCCCGGGCCTGGACCAAGAAATTTATTCAAAATACTTTCATTGATGAAAAAGAAATGAGAAAAATCAAAAAGGACCTTTATGCCGTATTTCTTCCTTCGGCAGAGAACCAAAGGCTTTTGTTATGTCTTAATACTCAGAAACGGGAAGACGACCAAAAATATCGCACATTTTGTATTGAAGCCATTAAAGAAGAGTTAGATAAGCTAAATAGTAGCCTGGGTAAAAACAAAAATATCAGCACTCGGGATGAAGCCATGAAAAGAGTGGGGCTTATCTTAAAGCTAAACTCTACCCGCAAATATTTCAGTGTAAAAACTGTTGACAGTAAAAAGAACAATCTGGGTTTTGAAATTCACTATGAGCTAAAAACAGCAAAAATACAAAGCGATGAGAAGTTGGATGGCACTTTCGTAATTCAATCCAATAAAAAAGATTACAGTGATGAAAAGCTTATAAACACATATAAAAATTTAAACAGGGTAGAAAACGCCTTTAAAGTAATCAAAAATGATCTAGACATCAGACCTGTTAATCATCGTAAAAAAGTAAGAGTTGAGGGGCATGTATATATCTGCGTATTGGCCTATTTTATAACTACTGCTATTGAGTATATTGCCATGGATAAAAAGCTTAATAAGTCTTCTCGGAAAATATTAAGACAGCTAAGCCAAATTAGCTTACTTGACATTAACCTGACTGACAGCAAAAAGAAGTATTCGATCACTACAGTACAAAAAGAACATAAAAAAATTCTCAATGCTTACAAAATTAAAAAAGTGGAAGTGCCAAATGTAGTATAG